From a region of the Nonlabens dokdonensis DSW-6 genome:
- a CDS encoding electron transfer flavoprotein subunit alpha/FixB family protein yields MSVLVYTESENGSFKKTAYEVASYAKGVADMMGTDVAAISFNANDAGDLGTYGVNRLHNVSDSKLDKFNAAAYANAIAQAAKTEGAKVVVISSSADSRYLGSLVSVHLEAGYVSNVTELPSSTDPFTVKRTVFTNKAFSNTAITTDVKLVGLSKNAYGLKENATECAVQSFEPSLTDNDFSVTVQSVDKATDKVTIADAEVVVSAGRGMKGPENWGMIEELADVLGAATACSKPVSDLGWRPHGEHVGQTGKPVASNLYIAIGISGAIQHLAGINSSKVKVVINTDPEAPFFKAADYGVVGDAFEVVPALIDKLKAFKAANA; encoded by the coding sequence ATGTCAGTACTCGTATATACAGAATCAGAAAATGGTAGTTTCAAAAAAACTGCTTATGAAGTAGCCAGCTATGCAAAAGGTGTTGCCGATATGATGGGAACAGACGTTGCTGCAATATCTTTTAATGCAAATGACGCTGGAGATCTAGGAACTTATGGTGTAAACAGATTGCACAATGTAAGCGACTCAAAATTAGATAAATTTAATGCCGCTGCTTATGCAAACGCCATAGCACAAGCTGCAAAGACAGAAGGTGCAAAAGTAGTTGTGATAAGCTCTAGCGCAGACTCTAGATACCTAGGTTCACTAGTTAGTGTACATTTAGAAGCAGGATATGTTTCTAACGTTACAGAGCTGCCTTCTTCTACAGATCCTTTTACTGTAAAAAGAACTGTTTTTACAAACAAAGCATTCTCAAATACAGCTATCACAACAGACGTGAAGTTAGTAGGCTTATCTAAAAACGCTTATGGTCTTAAGGAAAATGCAACAGAATGTGCCGTACAATCTTTTGAGCCATCTTTAACTGATAACGACTTTTCAGTTACAGTTCAATCAGTAGATAAAGCAACTGATAAAGTAACTATTGCAGATGCAGAAGTTGTGGTAAGTGCAGGTCGCGGAATGAAAGGTCCAGAAAACTGGGGCATGATTGAAGAACTAGCAGACGTATTAGGTGCTGCAACAGCATGTTCTAAACCAGTAAGTGATTTAGGATGGAGACCTCATGGAGAACACGTAGGACAAACAGGAAAGCCTGTTGCGTCTAATTTATACATTGCAATAGGTATTTCTGGAGCTATCCAGCATCTTGCTGGTATCAACTCTTCTAAAGTTAAAGTAGTAATTAATACTGATCCTGAAGCACCTTTCTTTAAGGCTGCAGACTACGGTGTTGTAGGAGATGCTTTTGAAGTAGTACCTGCATTAATTGATAAATTAAAAGCGTTTAAAGCTGCAAATGCTTAA
- a CDS encoding electron transfer flavoprotein subunit beta/FixA family protein, whose amino-acid sequence MKILVCISHVPDTTSKINFTDNDSQFDTSGVQFVINPNDEFGLTRAMWFKEKQGASVDVVTVGGAEVEPTLRKALAIGADTAIRVDTPAVDGYQVAKQLSAVVKDGGYDLVIAGRESIDYNGGMVPGMVAAMTGASFVNTCISLEIDGNNATAIREIDGGKETSTATLPLVIGGQKGLVEESDLRIPNMRGIMMARKKPLNVVPATDASSETNSVSFSKPEPKGAVTLVEADNLDKLIDLLHNEAKAI is encoded by the coding sequence ATGAAAATATTAGTTTGTATCAGCCATGTGCCAGATACCACTTCAAAAATCAATTTTACTGATAACGATTCTCAATTTGACACAAGCGGTGTGCAATTTGTTATTAATCCTAATGACGAATTTGGTCTTACACGCGCCATGTGGTTTAAAGAAAAACAAGGTGCTAGTGTAGATGTAGTAACTGTAGGCGGTGCTGAGGTAGAACCTACATTAAGAAAAGCACTTGCTATAGGAGCAGACACTGCAATACGAGTAGATACTCCTGCGGTAGATGGCTATCAAGTAGCAAAGCAGTTAAGTGCTGTAGTAAAAGATGGTGGTTATGATCTAGTAATAGCTGGTCGTGAATCTATTGATTATAATGGTGGGATGGTTCCAGGAATGGTAGCGGCTATGACGGGCGCAAGTTTTGTAAACACCTGTATCTCTCTAGAAATAGATGGTAATAATGCTACCGCAATACGTGAGATAGACGGTGGTAAAGAAACTTCTACTGCTACACTTCCACTAGTTATAGGTGGTCAGAAAGGTCTTGTTGAAGAAAGCGACTTAAGAATACCTAACATGCGTGGTATCATGATGGCGCGTAAAAAACCATTAAATGTAGTTCCTGCAACTGATGCAAGTTCAGAAACAAATTCAGTTTCTTTTTCAAAACCAGAACCTAAAGGTGCTGTTACTCTTGTGGAGGCAGATAATCTAGATAAATTAATTGACTTACTTCATAACGAAGCAAAAGCAATTTAA
- a CDS encoding pyruvate dehydrogenase complex E1 component subunit beta, translating into MKTIQFREAICEAMSEEMRRDEAIYLMGEEVAEYNGAYKASKGMLDEFGPKRVIDTPIAELGFAGVAIGSTMTGNRPIVEYMTFNFSLVGIDQIINNAAKIRQMSGGQFKCPIVFRGPTASAGQLAATHSQAFENWFANTPGLKVIVPSNPYDAKGLLKAAIRDDDPVIFMESEQMYGDKGEVPEDEYVLPIGVAELKREGSDVTIVSFGKIIKEAYKAADELEKEGISCEIIDLRTVRPYDKEAILKSVKKTNRLIILEEAWPFGNVSTEISHMVQAEAFDYLDAPIYKINTQDTPAPYSPVLFEEWLPNHKDVIEGVKKVMYKK; encoded by the coding sequence ATGAAGACAATACAATTTCGCGAGGCAATATGCGAGGCGATGAGTGAAGAAATGAGACGCGACGAGGCTATTTACCTAATGGGTGAAGAGGTTGCAGAGTATAATGGAGCCTATAAAGCTTCTAAAGGAATGCTAGATGAATTCGGTCCTAAGCGTGTGATTGATACTCCTATTGCTGAGCTCGGTTTTGCTGGTGTTGCGATAGGCTCTACCATGACAGGTAACCGTCCCATCGTAGAATACATGACTTTTAACTTCTCTCTCGTAGGAATTGATCAAATTATCAATAACGCAGCAAAAATACGTCAGATGTCTGGTGGACAGTTCAAGTGTCCTATCGTTTTCCGTGGTCCTACGGCAAGTGCTGGACAACTAGCTGCAACGCACTCACAAGCTTTTGAAAACTGGTTTGCAAATACGCCAGGTCTTAAAGTAATCGTTCCTTCAAATCCTTATGATGCAAAAGGATTACTTAAGGCAGCAATACGTGATGACGACCCAGTAATTTTTATGGAGTCTGAGCAAATGTATGGTGATAAAGGTGAGGTACCAGAAGATGAATATGTACTTCCTATAGGTGTTGCAGAGTTGAAAAGAGAAGGAAGTGATGTGACTATCGTTTCTTTTGGTAAGATTATAAAAGAAGCCTACAAAGCTGCAGACGAGTTAGAAAAAGAAGGAATCTCTTGTGAAATTATCGATTTGAGAACAGTACGTCCTTATGATAAAGAAGCGATCTTAAAATCGGTTAAGAAAACAAACCGTTTGATTATTCTTGAGGAAGCATGGCCATTTGGAAATGTATCTACTGAGATTTCTCACATGGTTCAAGCAGAAGCTTTTGATTATCTAGACGCTCCTATTTATAAAATAAACACACAAGACACACCAGCTCCTTACTCTCCAGTGCTTTTTGAAGAGTGGTTGCCTAATCATAAAGACGTGATAGAAGGTGTGAAGAAGGTGATGTACAAGAAGTAA
- a CDS encoding L-histidine N(alpha)-methyltransferase, translating into MTKTETFRKEFENHVTEGLTAFPKFLSSKYIYDDRGDKLFQDIMALPEYYLTNAEYNIIKTYKSQLKELFENDKGFDLIELGAGDGKKTKILLEELVNSNVDFTYIPIDISQNAIDQLTDSLTTFLPNLNVQGEQGTYFKVLEKIATYNQRPKAIIVLGSNIGNLQHENAINFLNQIQQSMSSTDFLFMGFDQKKDPLTIQNAYADKTGVTQEFNRNLLHRLNKEMNANFNVNLFEHWEAYDPESGTAKSYLFATEECDVFIEKLNLKVHFNKWETIHTEISQKYDDLIVEWLAKESGLEIGQIFEDQEKLFKNYLFKKI; encoded by the coding sequence ATGACTAAAACAGAAACCTTCCGAAAGGAATTTGAAAATCACGTAACAGAAGGTCTTACCGCATTTCCTAAATTTTTAAGTTCTAAATATATATACGATGATCGTGGGGACAAATTGTTCCAAGATATTATGGCATTACCAGAATATTACCTCACAAATGCCGAATATAACATCATCAAAACCTACAAGTCCCAACTCAAAGAGCTTTTTGAAAATGACAAGGGTTTTGATCTTATAGAATTAGGCGCTGGTGACGGTAAAAAGACTAAAATACTTCTTGAGGAATTAGTTAATAGCAATGTGGACTTTACCTATATCCCTATAGACATCAGCCAGAATGCGATCGATCAACTTACTGATTCTTTAACTACATTCTTACCCAACTTAAATGTTCAAGGCGAGCAAGGAACTTATTTTAAAGTACTAGAGAAAATTGCAACCTATAATCAAAGACCTAAAGCGATTATAGTCTTAGGGTCAAACATAGGCAACTTGCAGCATGAAAATGCTATCAATTTTCTAAATCAAATCCAACAAAGCATGTCCTCAACAGACTTTTTGTTTATGGGCTTTGATCAAAAGAAAGATCCGCTTACGATTCAAAATGCTTATGCTGATAAAACAGGAGTAACTCAAGAATTTAATCGCAACCTTTTGCATCGCTTAAATAAAGAAATGAATGCTAATTTTAATGTGAACCTTTTTGAACATTGGGAAGCATACGATCCAGAATCTGGGACAGCAAAAAGTTATTTGTTTGCAACCGAAGAGTGCGATGTGTTTATTGAGAAATTAAACCTTAAAGTACATTTCAATAAATGGGAAACGATACATACTGAAATCTCTCAGAAATATGACGACTTAATAGTAGAATGGCTTGCAAAAGAATCTGGACTTGAGATAGGTCAAATTTTTGAAGATCAAGAAAAGTTATTCAAAAACTATTTATTTAAAAAAATATAA
- a CDS encoding thymidylate synthase has protein sequence MKQYQDLLQDILDNGVDKGDRTGTGTRSLFGHQMRFDLQKGFPLVTTKKVHLKSIIHELLWLLSGDTNIKYLKDNNVRIWNEWADENGDLGPVYGHQWRNWDSQGIDQIKNVIDTLKTNPNSRRMMVTAWNPSVMPDTSKSFSENVANGKAALPPCHAFFQFYVANNKLSCQLYQRSADVFLGVPFNIASYALLTMMVAQVCNLEYGDFIHSFGDVHIYNNLREQVELQLTRAPRDLPTMKINPEIKDIFAFKYEDFTLENYNPHPAIKGIVAV, from the coding sequence ATGAAACAGTACCAAGATTTACTTCAAGATATTTTAGATAATGGCGTAGATAAAGGCGATCGTACTGGAACTGGAACACGCAGTCTCTTTGGTCATCAAATGCGGTTTGATCTTCAAAAAGGTTTCCCGCTTGTCACTACTAAAAAAGTGCACCTCAAATCCATTATTCATGAGCTGCTGTGGTTATTATCTGGCGACACTAACATTAAGTATCTTAAAGATAATAATGTGCGTATATGGAATGAATGGGCAGATGAGAACGGTGATTTAGGTCCTGTATATGGACATCAATGGCGCAACTGGGATAGCCAAGGGATAGATCAAATAAAAAATGTGATCGATACTCTTAAAACTAATCCCAACAGTCGTCGCATGATGGTGACCGCATGGAATCCTAGTGTAATGCCAGATACCAGCAAGAGCTTTTCGGAAAATGTTGCCAATGGCAAAGCCGCATTACCTCCATGTCACGCGTTCTTTCAGTTTTACGTTGCAAACAACAAACTAAGCTGTCAGCTTTATCAACGCAGTGCCGATGTTTTTCTAGGAGTACCATTTAATATAGCAAGCTATGCGTTACTCACGATGATGGTCGCTCAGGTTTGCAATCTAGAATATGGAGATTTTATTCACAGCTTTGGAGATGTTCACATCTATAACAATTTAAGAGAACAAGTGGAATTGCAACTTACAAGAGCGCCTCGAGATTTACCTACCATGAAAATTAATCCTGAGATCAAGGATATTTTTGCCTTTAAGTACGAAGACTTTACTTTAGAAAATTACAATCCGCATCCTGCGATTAAAGGTATTGTAGCTGTTTAA
- a CDS encoding DUF5686 and carboxypeptidase-like regulatory domain-containing protein — MKRDFNTNVPEVSFMENIQIDIPLSRKRDSYHQLANYLSLFVFFLFTAAVVAQTKVGGVIYDEFGDPVPFANVVFPNSSEGTISNDNGRFYLQSDQTYKTVEFSFVGYKTQTITLESRVSTDLKITLATDTAELDAVVVYSGKTSKKNNPALDILRKVWENRRKNGLSQFKQYQYDKYEKLEFDMNTIDSAMINSKLFNGMEFIFNYADTSRVTGKTYLPIFINESLASVYGDNEANKEKEVIKANKNSGFSDNQTIIAFVKDLYADIDVYERYLKFFDKSFTSPVGKAGIDTYNYVLRDTAMVDGVEAYNIVYYPRRKGELTFKGDFWVAADSYAIKEINLQATKSANVNWVKEIYIEQEYDVLNDSLFLITRDYFMSDFALNKKEESKGIYGKRTTLFDNYQFDIKKEEDFYKRRVNDYDPMIYDRSEEYWDENRLEKLNKDEKQIYTMLDTLKTNKKFKRLYNIGTILASGYYEVDNFDIGPVFGLLGFNQVEGMRVRLGGRTYFTSNDLWRLEGYLAYGFRDNQFKYGLAGKWLIDKKSRLTISGGNRRDIEQLGASLTNTNDVLGRSLASSSLITAGNNNSLSSINLTTLGISFEPKYNLEFRLGTSYRTIKSGAPDIFSLDYFDPDSPTGIATETRQADASLTMTYTPGRKTSNYGVDRTLINSGEYPILYASYTKGFDGFLESDFNFDKVQFYYSHPFQLGPFGRLTARVEAGKTFGEVPLALLNVVPGNQTYFNLTGAFNTLNFYEFVTDEYVTMHLDHNFNGRIFSRIPGLRDLNLRELVGIRAVYGKISDENIALNAGNINYLAPEDVFWEYSAGIGNIFKILRLDVSFRGGYNFLPDARSMAITGSFGFSF; from the coding sequence ATGAAAAGAGATTTTAATACTAATGTTCCAGAAGTTAGCTTTATGGAAAATATACAGATTGATATACCGCTTTCGCGAAAGCGAGATTCCTACCATCAATTAGCAAATTATTTATCATTATTTGTTTTCTTTTTGTTTACAGCTGCTGTAGTTGCTCAAACTAAAGTAGGTGGAGTTATCTATGACGAATTTGGTGATCCAGTGCCGTTTGCTAACGTCGTATTTCCTAATTCCAGCGAAGGAACGATTTCTAATGACAATGGAAGATTCTATTTGCAGTCGGACCAAACCTACAAAACGGTGGAGTTCTCTTTCGTAGGATACAAAACGCAAACCATCACTTTAGAGTCCAGAGTTTCTACAGATTTAAAAATAACACTCGCCACGGACACAGCAGAGCTTGATGCTGTTGTCGTTTACAGTGGTAAAACTTCTAAAAAGAACAATCCGGCACTCGATATCTTACGCAAAGTATGGGAAAATAGGCGTAAAAATGGTCTTTCTCAGTTCAAACAATACCAGTACGATAAGTATGAGAAACTAGAATTTGACATGAATACAATTGATAGTGCCATGATCAATTCCAAGCTTTTTAATGGAATGGAATTCATTTTTAATTATGCTGACACCAGTCGAGTGACTGGAAAAACCTACTTGCCTATTTTTATCAATGAATCGCTGGCATCAGTTTATGGAGATAATGAAGCTAATAAAGAAAAAGAAGTCATTAAGGCAAATAAGAACTCTGGTTTTTCTGATAATCAAACCATTATCGCTTTTGTAAAAGACCTCTATGCAGATATTGACGTGTACGAGCGTTACTTAAAGTTTTTTGATAAGAGTTTTACGAGTCCAGTAGGTAAAGCTGGAATAGATACTTACAATTATGTGCTTAGAGACACTGCTATGGTAGATGGAGTAGAGGCGTATAACATAGTTTATTATCCACGTCGTAAAGGAGAGCTTACTTTTAAAGGAGATTTCTGGGTGGCTGCCGATTCTTATGCGATCAAAGAAATTAATTTACAAGCTACTAAAAGCGCCAATGTAAACTGGGTAAAAGAAATTTACATAGAGCAAGAATATGATGTCTTAAATGACAGCCTTTTCTTAATTACTAGAGATTACTTCATGAGTGATTTTGCGCTTAACAAAAAAGAAGAATCTAAAGGGATTTACGGTAAACGCACCACGTTGTTTGATAATTATCAATTTGACATTAAAAAAGAAGAGGATTTTTATAAGCGCCGAGTGAACGATTACGATCCTATGATTTATGATCGTAGTGAGGAATATTGGGACGAGAACCGACTAGAAAAGCTCAATAAAGACGAGAAGCAAATCTATACCATGCTGGACACGCTCAAAACTAATAAAAAGTTTAAGCGTCTTTATAACATAGGAACCATTCTTGCCTCAGGATATTATGAGGTAGATAACTTTGATATAGGACCAGTTTTTGGACTTTTAGGTTTTAATCAGGTAGAAGGAATGCGTGTGAGGTTGGGTGGAAGAACTTATTTCACTTCAAACGATTTATGGCGATTAGAAGGTTATCTAGCTTATGGTTTTAGAGATAATCAGTTTAAATATGGTCTTGCAGGTAAATGGTTGATCGATAAAAAAAGCAGGCTTACCATATCTGGTGGAAACCGGAGAGATATAGAACAATTAGGTGCCAGTTTGACTAATACAAATGATGTTTTAGGGCGAAGTCTGGCTTCAAGTTCACTAATAACTGCAGGAAATAATAATAGTCTTTCCAGTATTAATTTGACAACATTAGGAATTAGTTTTGAACCCAAATACAATCTAGAATTTAGATTAGGTACCAGTTATCGAACTATAAAAAGCGGTGCTCCAGATATTTTTAGTTTGGATTATTTTGATCCTGATTCACCTACTGGTATCGCTACAGAAACAAGACAAGCCGATGCGTCATTAACCATGACTTACACTCCAGGCCGCAAAACTTCTAATTATGGAGTAGATAGAACGCTTATCAATAGTGGTGAATATCCTATTCTTTATGCAAGTTATACTAAGGGTTTTGACGGTTTTTTAGAAAGTGATTTTAATTTTGATAAAGTCCAGTTTTACTACAGTCATCCATTTCAATTAGGTCCTTTTGGGAGATTAACAGCAAGAGTGGAAGCCGGTAAAACCTTTGGAGAGGTACCACTTGCTTTACTAAATGTTGTCCCTGGTAACCAGACTTACTTTAATTTAACAGGTGCTTTTAATACGCTCAATTTCTACGAATTTGTAACTGATGAATATGTTACCATGCACTTGGACCATAATTTTAACGGCCGTATATTTTCTAGAATTCCAGGATTGCGCGATCTTAATTTAAGAGAGCTTGTAGGAATACGTGCAGTGTATGGAAAAATAAGCGATGAGAACATTGCGCTTAATGCAGGAAACATCAATTACCTCGCTCCAGAAGATGTGTTTTGGGAATACAGTGCAGGAATAGGGAATATTTTTAAAATTCTACGACTGGACGTGAGTTTTAGAGGCGGCTATAATTTCTTGCCAGATGCACGTTCTATGGCGATTACAGGTAGTTTTGGTTTTAGTTTCTAG
- the egtB gene encoding ergothioneine biosynthesis protein EgtB has protein sequence MMTIKNLLDLFSQTRADSEKICQPLQTEDYVVQPIVDVSPPKWHLGHTTWFFEEFLLDPYFPDYKRFHKQYAYVFNSYYESVGKRVVRTDRGNLSRPSVQEIYEYRKYVTQHMEELISNHWNTEWNPVLEIGIHHEKQHQELLLTDIKFILGNNPLQPIYGEITDEVLIENTQKEFIEIKEGIYHIGHELEEFCYDNEQPKHRVFLEPYAIANRLVTNGEWIEFINDGGYSNSLLWHTEGWDWVKKNGINSPMYWFKNQNEEWSHYLLSGAKKINTKAAVTHISYYEAFAFAQWKELRLPTEFEWEAAQSKINHGSRWEWTESAYLPYPNYKKPDGALGEYNGKFMVNQKVLRGSSIATAANHARPTYRNFFHAPLRWQFTSLRLAKSL, from the coding sequence ATGATGACCATAAAAAATCTTCTCGACCTCTTTTCTCAAACACGCGCAGATTCAGAAAAAATCTGCCAGCCTTTACAAACAGAAGATTATGTAGTACAACCTATAGTAGATGTCTCGCCACCTAAATGGCATTTAGGTCACACTACCTGGTTTTTCGAAGAATTTTTATTAGACCCATATTTTCCTGATTATAAAAGATTTCATAAACAATATGCTTATGTATTTAATAGCTATTATGAAAGTGTAGGTAAAAGAGTAGTGCGCACAGATCGAGGAAATCTTTCAAGACCTAGTGTTCAAGAAATTTATGAATACAGGAAGTACGTAACTCAACACATGGAAGAGCTGATTTCAAACCATTGGAACACAGAATGGAATCCAGTCCTAGAAATAGGAATTCATCATGAAAAACAGCATCAAGAATTACTTTTAACAGACATAAAATTCATTCTGGGAAATAATCCTTTGCAGCCTATTTATGGAGAAATTACCGATGAAGTTCTCATAGAAAATACTCAAAAAGAATTCATAGAGATAAAAGAAGGTATTTATCATATAGGCCATGAATTAGAAGAATTTTGTTATGATAATGAGCAACCTAAACATCGTGTTTTCTTAGAACCGTATGCTATTGCAAATAGGCTTGTTACAAACGGTGAATGGATAGAATTCATCAACGATGGAGGCTATTCAAATAGCTTATTGTGGCATACCGAAGGATGGGATTGGGTAAAAAAGAATGGTATCAACTCACCTATGTATTGGTTTAAAAATCAAAATGAAGAGTGGTCGCATTACTTATTAAGCGGTGCCAAAAAAATAAATACAAAAGCAGCTGTAACGCATATTTCTTATTACGAAGCATTTGCATTTGCACAGTGGAAAGAGCTGCGCTTGCCTACTGAGTTTGAATGGGAAGCTGCACAATCAAAAATCAATCACGGGAGTAGATGGGAATGGACTGAAAGCGCCTATTTACCTTATCCTAATTATAAAAAACCAGACGGCGCACTAGGTGAGTACAATGGTAAATTTATGGTCAATCAAAAAGTACTGCGTGGTAGCTCTATCGCTACAGCAGCAAATCATGCGCGACCTACATATAGAAACTTTTTTCACGCGCCATTAAGGTGGCAATTTACAAGCTTGCGTCTTGCCAAATCATTATGA
- a CDS encoding bifunctional nuclease family protein, with protein sequence MSLKRLNIRGISYSQTQNGAYALVLKEVDGPRQLPIVIGAFEAQSIAIALEKELSPPRPLTHDLFKSFAQRFSIVVKQVIIHKLVDGVFYSSLICERDKIEEIIDARTSDAIALAVRFKAPVFTYENILEEAGIQQHIKPDKELQMEEFEKEDMIEDLISSASQDSNDYSEFSLSDLNKMLGEAVANENYELAAQIRDEISKR encoded by the coding sequence ATGAGTCTAAAACGACTTAACATACGCGGAATTTCTTATAGCCAAACTCAAAATGGTGCTTATGCACTTGTTTTAAAGGAGGTAGATGGACCTAGACAGCTTCCTATAGTAATAGGAGCATTTGAGGCGCAAAGTATTGCCATCGCTCTAGAAAAAGAATTGAGTCCACCTAGACCGCTTACTCATGACTTATTTAAAAGCTTTGCACAACGATTTTCTATCGTAGTCAAGCAAGTCATTATTCATAAATTAGTTGATGGTGTTTTTTACAGCAGTTTAATTTGTGAAAGAGACAAAATAGAAGAAATTATCGACGCACGTACTAGTGATGCCATTGCTCTTGCCGTACGTTTCAAAGCACCTGTTTTTACATACGAAAACATACTAGAAGAAGCGGGAATACAACAGCATATTAAACCAGACAAAGAGCTCCAAATGGAAGAGTTTGAAAAGGAGGATATGATTGAAGATTTAATTAGCTCTGCTTCTCAAGATTCTAATGACTACAGTGAATTTTCATTGTCTGACCTTAACAAAATGCTCGGTGAAGCAGTTGCCAATGAAAATTACGAACTTGCCGCTCAAATAAGAGACGAAATATCTAAACGATAA
- a CDS encoding NupC/NupG family nucleoside CNT transporter yields MNFNIARFFTLVVFLFISITTFSQESTAIEGTWIIDSIKNDNTISTASQKLDSISFKNQDYRYYTGIDSLNSQGRFILQGDFIALYPDQETQGFKKFDLKKVAGDSLSLKVNESTYNLLLRKEVVIEKNVEIKNDLGFSFESFYRGLIGMVFILGLCYVLSKNRKKIDWRLVIVGITLQIVFAISVLKFESVAYVFDSISTGVVRFLAVSEAGAEFVFGNLIDVKGSWGYVFAFKVLPTIIFFSAFTSLLYYLGILQKVVYVLAWIMSKTMRLSGAESLAAAANIFIGQTEAPLVVKPYLEKMTKSEILCLMVGGMATIAGGVLAAFIGFLGGESEAQQILFTKHLLTASIMSAPAAIVIAKMLFPEEDKTKIDRSLKVSKDKIGSNILDAISRGTTDGLKLAVNVGAMLLVFTALIAVVNFGLKDLIGEYTGLNAIIESSSNGRYDGFSMQYILGNLFAPIAWIIGVHADDIVLVGQLLGEKTILNEFIAYGSLKDLKEAGKIAHPKSIIIATYALCGFANFASIGIQIGGIGVLAPGQRKTLAAFGIKALIGGTCAALLTATIAGMLFG; encoded by the coding sequence ATGAATTTCAATATCGCTAGATTTTTCACGCTTGTTGTATTTCTATTTATATCTATAACAACATTCTCCCAAGAAAGTACCGCTATAGAAGGTACGTGGATTATAGACTCTATCAAAAATGATAATACTATATCGACTGCTTCACAGAAGCTGGATAGTATTTCTTTTAAAAATCAAGATTACCGATATTACACTGGGATAGATAGTTTAAACTCTCAAGGAAGGTTTATTCTTCAAGGAGATTTTATCGCTTTATATCCAGATCAAGAAACTCAAGGTTTCAAAAAGTTTGACCTTAAAAAAGTGGCTGGAGATAGCCTAAGTTTAAAAGTTAATGAGTCCACCTATAATTTACTTTTGAGAAAAGAAGTGGTTATTGAAAAAAATGTAGAAATAAAGAACGATTTAGGATTCAGCTTTGAGAGTTTTTACCGTGGGCTTATAGGAATGGTCTTTATTCTTGGATTGTGCTATGTATTAAGTAAAAACAGAAAGAAAATAGACTGGAGACTTGTAATAGTTGGGATCACATTACAAATTGTTTTTGCGATTTCAGTGCTCAAATTTGAAAGTGTCGCTTATGTTTTTGATTCCATTTCTACAGGTGTCGTAAGATTTCTAGCAGTAAGTGAAGCTGGAGCAGAATTTGTTTTTGGTAATTTAATTGACGTAAAAGGTAGTTGGGGTTATGTATTTGCATTTAAAGTACTTCCTACGATCATCTTCTTTTCAGCATTTACGTCGTTATTATATTATTTAGGGATTCTTCAAAAAGTAGTTTATGTACTTGCATGGATCATGAGTAAAACCATGAGGTTAAGTGGTGCAGAATCTTTAGCTGCGGCAGCAAACATCTTTATCGGTCAGACTGAAGCTCCTCTTGTGGTCAAACCTTATCTCGAAAAAATGACCAAATCAGAGATTCTATGCCTTATGGTAGGTGGAATGGCCACAATTGCTGGTGGAGTTCTTGCTGCATTTATAGGTTTCTTAGGAGGAGAAAGTGAAGCACAGCAAATACTTTTTACCAAGCATTTACTTACCGCTTCTATTATGAGTGCTCCAGCAGCAATTGTTATTGCCAAAATGCTTTTTCCTGAAGAAGATAAAACTAAAATTGACCGTTCTTTAAAAGTATCCAAGGATAAAATAGGATCCAACATTCTGGACGCCATTTCACGTGGTACGACAGACGGATTGAAACTTGCCGTTAATGTAGGAGCTATGCTTTTAGTATTTACAGCACTTATTGCTGTTGTAAATTTTGGACTTAAGGATTTGATAGGAGAATACACTGGACTTAACGCGATTATAGAGTCTTCTAGTAACGGTAGGTACGATGGTTTTTCTATGCAATACATTTTAGGAAATCTTTTTGCTCCTATCGCGTGGATCATAGGCGTGCATGCAGATGACATTGTTCTGGTCGGGCAACTACTAGGGGAAAAAACTATCCTTAATGAGTTTATTGCCTACGGCTCCTTAAAAGACTTAAAAGAAGCTGGAAAAATAGCACATCCTAAATCCATTATTATTGCCACCTACGCATTATGTGGTTTTGCAAATTTTGCATCTATAGGAATTCAAATAGGTGGAATAGGAGTATTAGCACCAGGCCAACGTAAAACTCTAGCCGCTTTTGGGATTAAAGCGCTTATAGGAGGAACTTGCGCTGCTTTACTTACTGCAACCATTGCTGGTATGCTTTTCGGCTAA